A stretch of DNA from Rhizobacter sp.:
GCGATCGACACCAACCCGTCGAAGTTCGACCTCGCCAAGACCTTCGGCGCCACCGACTGCGTGAACCCGAAAGACTTCGACAAACCCATCCAGCAGGTGATCGTCGAGATGACGGGCTGGGGCGTCGACCATTCCTTCGAGTGCATCGGCAACGTCAACGTGATGCGTGCGGCGCTCGAATGCGCGCACCGCGGCTGGGGCCAGTCGGTCATCATCGGCGTGGCGGGTGCGGGGCAGGAGATCTCCACTCGGCCGTTCCAGCTCGTCACCGGCCGCCGCTGGCTGGGCACCGCCTTCGGTGGCGTGAAGGGCCGCAGCCAGCTGCCCGGCATGGTGGAAGACGCGATGGCCGGCACCATCCAGCTCGCGCCCTTCGTCACCCACACCATGCCGCTCACCGGCATCAACGAAGCCTTCGACCTGATGCACGAGGGCAAGTCGATCCGCTCGGTGGTTCACTACTGAGAGGCACTTCTGATGGAGCGCGTCGAGCAACACGCGAGCTTCGGCGGCCGGCAGGAGGTGTGGAAACATGCCTCGGCCGTGCTCGGCTGCGAGATGAAGTTCGCCGTCTACCTGCCGCCCGCGGCGCTGCGCGGCGAGCCTTGCGCGGTGCTGTACTGGCTGTCGGGCCTGACCTGCACCGAGCAGAACTTCATCACCAAGGCCGGCGCACAGGCGCATGCGGCTCAGCACGGGCTCATCGTCGTCGCGCCCGACACCAGCCCGCGCGGCGATGCCGTGCCCGACGACCCGGCCTATGACCTGGGCCAGGGCGCCGGCTTCTACGTGAACGCGACACAGGCGCCGTGGGCCACGCACTACCGCATGCAGGACTACGTGGCCGAGGAGCTGCCCGCGCTCGTGGAAAAGCACTTCCCGGCGTCTGCGGCGCGCGGCATCTTCGGCCACTCGATGGGCGGGCACGGTGCGCTCGTCACGGCGCTGCGCCACCCGGGTCGCTACAAGAGCGTGTCGGCCTTCTCACCCATCGTGGCGCCCACGCAGGTGCCGTGGGGACACAAGGCCTTCGGCGCCTATCTCGGCGCCGACCGCGAGGCCTGGCGCGCGTGGGATGCGGTCGAACTCGTGAAGACGGCCACCGAGCGGCTGCCGCTGCTCGTCGACCAGGGCGAGGCCGATGAATTCCTCGCCACCCAATTGCGCCCCGAGCTGCTGCAGGCGGCGTGCGCGGCGGCCGGCCACCCGCTCACGCTGCGCCTGCAGCCGGGCCACGACCACAGCTACTACTTCATCGCGAGCTTCCTCGGCGAGCACTTCGCCCACCACGCCCGTCAGCTGCGGGCTTGATCGGTGGAGAGCAGGCGGCGCAACGCGATGGCGCCGACCAGGGCCGCCACCGCCGACAAGAGCCAGGTGAGCGACGAGGTGGCCGACAGGTTCACGCCGCCCGTCAGCACCACCGCCGTGTTGACCGCGGCGTGCAGCGCGATGCACGGGATGAGCGAGCGCGAGCGTTCGTACAGCCAGCCGAGCAGGAGGCCCAGGAAGAAGGCCAGGAAGAACTGGTAGACGTTGAGGTGGGCCGCGCCGAAATACAGCGCCGAGTAGCCGATGGCCACACCGCGCGGGTAACGCTCGAGAAACGCCCGCAGCAGGATGCCGCGAAACAGCATCTCTTCGAAGAGCGGTGCGAGCACGCAGGTCGCGATGACGGTGGGCATGGTGAGGGCCGTCATGCCCGAGAACGCCTGCTGCTCCCACGACGAGACGGGCAGCATGAACTCGAGCGTGTCGATGAGCGCCACGTCGAGCAGCAGCACCAGCGGCAAGAGCAGCAGGATCGGCGGCACCAGCAGGAAGAAGGTCGCGGGCATCGAGGCCTGGCCGGGGTGCAGCAACTCGCGGTAGCCGATGCCGAGGAGCTGCGTCACCACCGCCACGATGATGCCGTTCGACAGCAGCATCGTCAGTGTGGTGACCTGCTCGAGGTTGAGGCCGAGCGTGTGCCGCGCGTCGTAGAGCGCGGCGCCCACCACGTACTGGAAGAGAAACCCCGCCAGCAGAAGCAGGGCGGCCTGTGGGGCCGACGGGAAGGCCTTGATGTTCAGCCCTCGCCCTGGAACATGCCGACCACGAAGGCCACCACGAACACCACCACGAGGAAGGCGATGAAGCACAGCAGCGCATAGAGCATGGGCTTGCCCCAGCCCTTGCGCGGATACGTGGTGCCGAAGCGGGCCGCCACATGGGCGACCTGCAGCTTGGCGCTGAGCATGTACCACGCCACCAGCAGGCCGATGCCTGCGCCACGGAAGGCGAGGTCCACGCTGCGCGATTCGGGCAGCACGATTCCCAGCACGAAGAGCACCGCGAAGAAGGCGATGCTCGCGATCAGCCACTGCTTCGACTGCGCCGCCTTCTCCGGCTCACCCAGCGCCTGCCAGTTCTTCATCTGCAACGCCGCACCGAAGATGGGGCTGAAGAGCAGGCTCCACTTCGCCGCGGCGCTCGGGTTCCACAACGGGGGCGAGGCTTCGGTGGGGCGGAGCGAGATGTCTTCGACCTTGGCGGTGGGCGGTGCGTAGGGGTTGTGGCTCATGCGGGTGCAGGTGGGGTTGGTGGAGAAGCGCCCAGGCCGCGCAACAGCACCGCAGTGGGCATGAAGGTCAGCCAGGGTGTGAGGTAGAAGACCGACAGATACCAGTACTGGCTGATGAAGTCTGCGCCGTGGCCCAGGTACCAGCCGCAGTAGAGCGCGTCGAGTGCGGCGAACGGGGCGGTGTAGTAGACCGACAGCCAGAAGGCTCTCGACGTGCGGGCTTCAGTCTGCACGCCTCGCAGCACCACGATCGCGGCCAGCGAGATGGCGACCGACAGCAAGATGCTGGCGACGGCCATCGTGACGGTGGCGTACTGCTGGTAGTAGCCCGGCAGGCCGATGAGCCAGAAGACGAACCACACGCCGATGGCTTGCAGCAGCAGGACGAGGTGTTTGCGCGGGGTCACGTGGGCGGCTCAGGCGTCAGGGCTCAAACGCTGGCAGTACCAGGCGTGGATGAGACCGGCTTGATAGAACTGCACCGGCGCGTCGAAGCCGGCCGATGCCATGAGCGCCTCGACGGTGGGGCCCGGCAGGATCGCGACGTCTCGTTGGTAGGCGTCGCGCATCTGCAGCACGCGCTCCGGCGAGAGGTCGGCTGCCGTCATCGTGCGCAGCCACACTTCCAGCAGGCTGGCGTAGTGCGGGCCTTCCGTGTCGGCGCTCAGGTCCGACGAGGCCAGCATGCCGCCCGGTTTGAGGCGAGCGGCGATGGCGCGGAAGAAGTCTTTTCGTTCATCGCGGTCGAGCAGGAACTGCGACACCAGCAGCGCGCTGGCGCAGTCGAACGGCTCGCCGGCCGGAAGGGAGTCGAGATAGCCGGTGTGGAAGGTGCAGCGGTCGAGGTAGCCGTGCTGCGTGGCGCGCGCTTTGGCGGCCTCGACCA
This window harbors:
- the fghA gene encoding S-formylglutathione hydrolase; amino-acid sequence: MERVEQHASFGGRQEVWKHASAVLGCEMKFAVYLPPAALRGEPCAVLYWLSGLTCTEQNFITKAGAQAHAAQHGLIVVAPDTSPRGDAVPDDPAYDLGQGAGFYVNATQAPWATHYRMQDYVAEELPALVEKHFPASAARGIFGHSMGGHGALVTALRHPGRYKSVSAFSPIVAPTQVPWGHKAFGAYLGADREAWRAWDAVELVKTATERLPLLVDQGEADEFLATQLRPELLQAACAAAGHPLTLRLQPGHDHSYYFIASFLGEHFAHHARQLRA
- a CDS encoding CPBP family intramembrane metalloprotease, encoding MNIKAFPSAPQAALLLLAGFLFQYVVGAALYDARHTLGLNLEQVTTLTMLLSNGIIVAVVTQLLGIGYRELLHPGQASMPATFFLLVPPILLLLPLVLLLDVALIDTLEFMLPVSSWEQQAFSGMTALTMPTVIATCVLAPLFEEMLFRGILLRAFLERYPRGVAIGYSALYFGAAHLNVYQFFLAFFLGLLLGWLYERSRSLIPCIALHAAVNTAVVLTGGVNLSATSSLTWLLSAVAALVGAIALRRLLSTDQARS
- a CDS encoding class I SAM-dependent methyltransferase yields the protein MNRDQLESTFDQQAGSYDQQWAKLAPFRDGIHLLMASIFSRLPRDARMLCVGAGTGAEIHFLAERFPSWRFVAVEPSSGMVEAAKARATQHGYLDRCTFHTGYLDSLPAGEPFDCASALLVSQFLLDRDERKDFFRAIAARLKPGGMLASSDLSADTEGPHYASLLEVWLRTMTAADLSPERVLQMRDAYQRDVAILPGPTVEALMASAGFDAPVQFYQAGLIHAWYCQRLSPDA